A stretch of the Filimonas lacunae genome encodes the following:
- a CDS encoding tetratricopeptide repeat protein codes for MKKQHLFIAGGALVLFVLVFFFAGTTEPKKSVTNTNSEAGESPASGVLTTEALLDQAKKALNSTQLQYVTQLENSVVRGDVKIQQQTAYRQLAHFWGDSVHVHALGLYYHAEAAKLENSEKSITFAAHLLLDELMAEDENPRIQQWLGLQAKELFEKALVMNPANDSSTVGLGACYMFGNVSDNPMEGILKVRKVAEDHPDNLYAQMILGLGGAKSGQFDKAIERFSIIVKKQPDNLEAMFHLAEAYERKGDKVNAVKWYTTIQEQIPVPEAKKEIAERIKSLQ; via the coding sequence ATGAAAAAGCAGCATTTATTTATTGCAGGTGGAGCGCTTGTCCTTTTTGTTCTCGTATTTTTTTTCGCGGGAACCACAGAACCTAAAAAATCCGTTACCAATACTAACAGCGAAGCCGGGGAAAGCCCGGCTAGTGGTGTTTTAACCACCGAAGCCTTGCTTGATCAGGCTAAGAAAGCATTGAATTCTACACAGTTACAATATGTTACCCAGCTGGAAAACAGCGTGGTAAGGGGGGATGTAAAAATCCAGCAACAGACAGCCTACAGGCAGCTGGCCCATTTCTGGGGCGACAGCGTTCATGTACATGCCTTAGGTCTTTATTATCATGCCGAAGCAGCTAAATTGGAGAATTCCGAAAAAAGCATCACCTTTGCAGCCCATTTGTTGTTGGATGAGTTAATGGCAGAAGACGAGAACCCGCGTATTCAGCAATGGTTGGGATTACAGGCTAAAGAGTTGTTTGAAAAAGCGCTGGTAATGAATCCGGCTAACGATTCTTCTACAGTAGGCTTAGGCGCATGCTACATGTTTGGAAATGTTTCAGATAACCCGATGGAGGGAATTCTGAAAGTGAGGAAAGTAGCAGAAGACCATCCCGACAACCTGTACGCTCAAATGATATTAGGATTAGGCGGCGCTAAAAGCGGCCAGTTTGACAAAGCCATTGAGCGTTTTTCGATTATAGTAAAAAAGCAGCCTGATAACCTGGAAGCTATGTTTCACCTGGCTGAAGCATACGAAAGGAAAGGAGACAAGGTAAATGCGGTGAAATGGTATACAACCATTCAGGAGCAGATACCGGTTCCGGAGGCTAAAAAAGAAATAGCAGAGCGTATTAAATCGCTCCAATAA
- a CDS encoding HU family DNA-binding protein, whose translation MRKSDLINNISEKTGIPKVDVLVTLETMLKEIKENLSKGENIYIRGFGSFITKKRAAKIGRNIKKNVAVEIPEHFIPAFKPSKEFVNEVKQMRKEE comes from the coding sequence ATGAGAAAGTCCGACCTGATCAACAATATCTCAGAAAAAACGGGCATCCCTAAGGTAGATGTTTTAGTAACCTTGGAAACCATGCTCAAAGAAATTAAAGAAAACCTTTCCAAAGGTGAAAACATTTACATCAGAGGCTTTGGCAGCTTCATCACTAAAAAAAGAGCGGCTAAAATAGGCCGTAATATTAAAAAGAATGTAGCTGTTGAAATTCCCGAGCATTTTATCCCTGCATTTAAGCCTTCTAAAGAATTCGTTAACGAAGTAAAGCAAATGCGCAAGGAAGAGTAA
- the mutY gene encoding A/G-specific adenine glycosylase — MMLKKKITAALMEWHNTQNNREMPWKGEKDPYKIWLSEVILQQTRVEQGRTYYENFTHKYPTIQHLAADKDENVFKLWEGLGYYNRCKNLLFTARFVTNELKGRFPDTYADIVALKGVGPYTAAAIASFAYNEPYAVVDGNVFRVLSRVFNIDTPTDSTEGKQLFTDLANEVLDKKQPGAFNQAIMDFGATICKPMAPACAVCPLQKLCEARQHGRVSMLPVKNKVLQKKTRWLTWFKLQAEGKTLVHKRSSRDIWENLHEFYLVEATEKTTWTRDLVTQWCWNQLDVKKAEVISISGVLSQQLTHQTIKAQFIEVQLPHIPPSLTEYDWLSTKEIDQLAFPRLINLWLDPKKRDSLLF; from the coding sequence ATGATGCTTAAGAAAAAAATCACTGCTGCTTTGATGGAGTGGCATAACACGCAGAATAACAGGGAGATGCCATGGAAAGGGGAAAAAGATCCTTATAAGATATGGCTAAGCGAGGTCATTTTGCAACAAACACGCGTAGAACAGGGGCGTACATATTACGAAAACTTCACACACAAATATCCCACTATACAACACCTCGCCGCCGATAAAGACGAAAATGTGTTTAAATTATGGGAAGGGCTGGGTTATTACAACCGCTGTAAAAATTTATTATTTACTGCCCGGTTTGTTACTAACGAGCTAAAAGGGAGGTTTCCGGACACATACGCGGACATTGTAGCCCTCAAAGGAGTTGGCCCTTATACTGCCGCCGCCATTGCTTCTTTTGCGTACAATGAGCCTTATGCGGTGGTAGATGGCAATGTGTTCAGGGTGTTATCGCGCGTGTTTAATATAGACACTCCTACAGATAGCACAGAAGGCAAGCAATTATTTACCGATCTGGCAAATGAAGTGCTGGATAAAAAACAGCCCGGTGCTTTTAACCAGGCTATTATGGATTTTGGCGCTACTATATGCAAACCTATGGCCCCCGCCTGCGCCGTATGCCCTTTACAAAAGCTTTGTGAAGCGCGGCAGCACGGACGTGTAAGCATGCTGCCTGTAAAGAATAAAGTATTGCAAAAGAAAACACGCTGGCTTACCTGGTTTAAACTGCAGGCCGAAGGCAAAACGCTTGTACATAAAAGAAGCAGCCGCGACATTTGGGAAAACCTGCATGAGTTTTACCTGGTAGAAGCTACCGAAAAAACTACCTGGACGCGCGACCTGGTAACACAGTGGTGCTGGAACCAGTTAGATGTAAAAAAAGCAGAAGTAATTTCTATCAGTGGCGTTTTATCGCAACAGCTTACGCATCAAACCATAAAAGCACAGTTTATTGAAGTGCAACTGCCCCATATTCCCCCCAGCTTAACAGAATATGACTGGTTAAGTACCAAAGAAATAGATCAACTTGCGTTTCCCCGTTTAATCAATTTATGGCTAGACCCTAAAAAAAGGGATAGTCTTTTGTTTTAA
- a CDS encoding single-stranded DNA-binding protein, with translation MRGVNRVMLIGNLGKDPDVQYLEGNIAVAKFPLATTETYKDRAGKLISQTEWHTVVLWRGLAELAQKYLHKGSLIYVEGRLRTRSWEDKENNKKFATEIVGDNLIMLDKRSDHGSYPSTGPADHIEGFSNEDIPPSALGTDPAEGLPF, from the coding sequence ATGAGAGGAGTTAACAGAGTAATGCTGATAGGGAACCTGGGTAAAGATCCGGATGTACAATACCTGGAAGGAAATATAGCCGTTGCAAAGTTTCCGCTGGCCACTACTGAAACCTATAAAGACAGGGCAGGCAAACTTATTTCACAAACGGAATGGCATACAGTAGTATTATGGCGTGGTTTAGCCGAGCTGGCGCAGAAATACCTGCACAAAGGCAGCCTGATATATGTTGAGGGTCGTTTACGCACCAGAAGCTGGGAAGACAAAGAGAACAATAAAAAATTCGCTACCGAAATAGTGGGTGATAACCTGATTATGCTGGACAAACGCAGCGATCATGGCTCCTATCCATCTACAGGACCTGCAGATCATATAGAAGGCTTTAGCAATGAAGACATTCCACCTTCTGCATTAGGAACTGACCCTGCGGAGGGATTGCCATTTTAA
- the gldE gene encoding gliding motility-associated protein GldE produces the protein MVAFPLTIPLFFRTAWIAAAHIDTQATTVLVILLVLLLGFSFAISGAEVAFFSLTSKDINLLKTKQQPAYKRIVDLLENPRLLLASLIIANCIANIAIIIIANIVLDDLVVLDPSLTWVRWLIKIISLTILLLLFCEVMPKVMATQNNIRFAKDVGFLVESTGYVINWLSKIAIRYLDITDGKLGGGKNELSLEEIDEAIDKSATAETSEKEKSILKGIAKFGSITVKQIMKTRVDVNGIEQNTSFAQLVTTVEDLHYSRLPVYKENLDEVTGIINTKDLLPYLNSEADFDWHFLMRPPLFVHEQKLIEDLLKEFQSKRIHIAVVVDEFGGTSGIVTLEDILEEVIGDIRDEFDEEEEATYTKIDDHTFIFDGKTIIYDVCKAMNISSSTFDQVKGDSDSLAGLVLELAGEIPKKDQVVHVGDFDFTVIELEKNRLQKIKVSYQTKA, from the coding sequence ATGGTGGCTTTTCCGCTGACTATTCCTTTATTTTTTCGTACCGCATGGATTGCTGCTGCCCACATAGACACACAGGCGACTACCGTTTTGGTAATACTGCTTGTGTTGCTATTAGGGTTTTCGTTTGCCATTTCAGGCGCTGAAGTGGCTTTTTTTTCGCTTACCAGCAAAGACATTAACCTGCTTAAAACCAAGCAGCAGCCCGCTTATAAAAGAATAGTAGACCTGCTGGAAAATCCCAGACTGTTACTGGCATCCTTAATTATCGCCAACTGTATTGCCAATATAGCTATCATCATTATTGCCAATATTGTGCTAGACGACCTGGTGGTACTGGATCCTTCCCTTACCTGGGTACGCTGGTTGATTAAAATTATCTCCCTCACCATTTTACTGCTACTTTTTTGCGAGGTGATGCCTAAGGTAATGGCCACGCAAAACAATATCCGCTTTGCCAAAGACGTAGGTTTTCTGGTAGAAAGCACCGGCTATGTAATAAACTGGTTATCCAAAATAGCTATCCGCTACCTGGATATTACAGACGGTAAGCTGGGAGGTGGTAAAAATGAACTGTCACTGGAAGAGATAGACGAAGCCATTGATAAAAGCGCTACTGCCGAAACCTCAGAAAAAGAAAAAAGCATTTTAAAAGGCATAGCCAAGTTTGGCAGTATTACCGTTAAACAGATTATGAAAACCCGGGTAGATGTAAACGGCATTGAGCAAAACACTTCTTTTGCCCAGCTGGTTACCACCGTAGAAGACCTGCACTACAGCCGCTTACCCGTGTATAAAGAAAACCTGGATGAAGTTACCGGCATCATCAACACCAAAGACCTGCTTCCTTACCTGAACAGTGAAGCCGATTTCGACTGGCACTTCCTGATGCGTCCACCTTTGTTTGTGCATGAACAAAAGCTGATTGAAGATCTGCTGAAAGAATTTCAATCCAAGCGCATTCACATAGCAGTGGTAGTGGATGAATTTGGTGGCACCAGTGGTATTGTTACACTGGAAGACATACTGGAAGAGGTAATTGGCGATATCAGAGATGAGTTTGATGAAGAAGAAGAGGCAACCTACACTAAGATTGACGACCACACTTTTATCTTCGACGGCAAAACCATCATTTACGATGTGTGTAAGGCTATGAATATAAGCTCCTCTACCTTTGACCAGGTAAAAGGCGATAGTGATTCACTGGCTGGCCTGGTGCTGGAACTGGCAGGAGAAATACCTAAAAAAGACCAGGTAGTGCATGTGGGCGACTTTGATTTTACGGTAATTGAACTGGAGAAAAACAGGTTGCAGAAAATTAAAGTGTCGTACCAGACAAAGGCATAA
- the gldD gene encoding gliding motility lipoprotein GldD, producing MKPLLAFFVIVFALVSCNSTFTPKPKGYFKIPFPAKAYKTFDEPGYPYSFEYPVYATISKDTSFFGADPENPWWVNIDFPQFHGKLYVSYKIIGNYKLDKLIADAFNMTGKHTVKAVSMDDSLMITPNNVHGVFFKVGGDVATASQFFLTDSTKNFLRGALYFDATPNQDSLLPVNNFLVEDMRHMINTFRWK from the coding sequence ATGAAACCACTTTTAGCCTTTTTTGTAATCGTTTTTGCGCTGGTTAGCTGTAATTCTACCTTCACCCCCAAGCCCAAAGGCTATTTTAAAATTCCTTTCCCGGCCAAAGCCTATAAAACTTTTGACGAACCTGGTTATCCTTACTCATTCGAGTACCCCGTATACGCCACCATTTCCAAAGACACCTCTTTTTTTGGTGCCGACCCGGAAAACCCATGGTGGGTGAATATCGATTTCCCCCAGTTTCACGGCAAACTGTATGTAAGCTATAAGATCATTGGCAACTATAAACTGGACAAACTGATTGCCGATGCCTTTAACATGACAGGCAAACACACCGTAAAAGCCGTTTCGATGGACGACTCATTGATGATCACTCCCAACAATGTGCATGGCGTGTTTTTTAAAGTGGGGGGCGACGTGGCCACGGCATCACAGTTTTTCTTAACCGATTCTACTAAAAACTTCCTGCGCGGAGCGCTGTATTTCGACGCTACGCCTAACCAGGACTCCCTGCTGCCGGTGAATAATTTTCTGGTAGAGGACATGCGCCACATGATCAACACCTTCCGCTGGAAATAA
- a CDS encoding DUF3109 family protein, translating into MIAIDNVLISDEVVEEQFVCDLTKCKGGCCEDGDAGAPLLKQELDHLNNYYEVIKPYMTPQGIRENEKQGRYVYDRHFGWVTPTIEGQICTYAFRDAQNVIKCGIEQAYLDGKLPWKKPISCHMFPIKMSQSEVDPSMEYLNYEPREDLCSAACKLGKKLKVPAYVFLKDAIIRHYGEEFYATLDATAQHLKEQKG; encoded by the coding sequence ATGATAGCGATAGATAATGTTCTCATCAGCGATGAGGTAGTGGAAGAGCAATTTGTGTGCGACCTTACCAAATGTAAAGGTGGCTGCTGCGAGGACGGCGACGCGGGCGCTCCCCTGTTAAAGCAGGAACTGGATCATCTGAACAACTATTACGAAGTAATTAAGCCTTACATGACCCCGCAAGGTATCCGGGAGAATGAAAAACAAGGCAGATATGTATACGATCGTCATTTTGGCTGGGTAACTCCTACCATTGAAGGCCAGATTTGTACCTACGCTTTTCGCGACGCGCAAAATGTAATTAAATGCGGCATTGAACAGGCCTATCTGGATGGCAAACTGCCCTGGAAAAAGCCCATCAGCTGTCATATGTTTCCTATCAAAATGAGCCAGAGCGAGGTAGATCCTTCTATGGAATACCTGAACTACGAGCCACGGGAAGACTTATGTAGCGCCGCCTGCAAACTGGGTAAAAAATTAAAAGTACCCGCCTACGTGTTTTTGAAAGACGCTATTATCCGCCACTACGGAGAAGAGTTTTATGCAACACTGGATGCCACTGCACAACATTTAAAAGAGCAGAAAGGATAA
- a CDS encoding LutB/LldF family L-lactate oxidation iron-sulfur protein translates to MKETAASFIAKSTIRAADIEHRRKINFNIGRYNAAVPQGKTQFADMMMAREHAKNLKWRAIETLDQQLESFERNITARGAKVLWAEDAAEALYEIGRICTAKQCRTVVKSKSMVTEEIHLNHFLEQQGIESIETDLGEYIQQLDGEPPYHIVTPAMHKSKEDVAKLFAEKLGTPPGLSPEQLTLIARQKLREKYIEAEVGVTGANFIIADTGAIAITENEGNARLSCSWPKTHIVIVGIEKVIPSLQDLALFWPLLSTYGTGQKVTAYNTIVSGPRQPGESDGPEEMYVILLDNGRTNLLQNPATREALYCIRCGACLNACPVYKNIGGHSYETTYSGPIGKVITPHLRGMDDYKHLSYASSLCGNCTEVCPVRINLHELLLENRHEAVEQGQTTLAERVAWKMWRHASLHRSMMNMANGNIKNKVVNKIFKGWTQHRSNLDFSPKTFNEMWKEKQGK, encoded by the coding sequence ATGAAAGAAACAGCTGCCAGTTTTATAGCCAAAAGCACTATACGTGCCGCCGACATTGAGCATCGACGTAAAATCAATTTCAATATTGGCCGGTATAACGCTGCGGTGCCGCAGGGCAAAACGCAATTTGCCGATATGATGATGGCCCGCGAGCATGCTAAAAACCTGAAATGGCGCGCTATTGAAACACTGGACCAACAGCTGGAATCTTTTGAACGTAACATCACTGCACGCGGCGCTAAAGTGCTATGGGCCGAAGATGCAGCCGAAGCCTTATATGAAATAGGCCGTATTTGCACCGCCAAACAATGCCGCACCGTGGTGAAAAGCAAAAGCATGGTTACAGAAGAAATTCATCTGAACCATTTTCTGGAGCAGCAAGGCATTGAAAGCATTGAAACTGACCTGGGGGAATATATTCAGCAACTGGATGGCGAACCGCCTTACCATATTGTTACACCCGCCATGCACAAAAGCAAGGAAGATGTAGCCAAGCTGTTTGCCGAAAAACTAGGCACTCCACCCGGACTTAGCCCCGAACAATTGACACTGATTGCCCGCCAGAAATTGCGGGAGAAATACATTGAAGCAGAAGTAGGCGTTACAGGCGCTAATTTTATTATAGCCGACACTGGCGCTATTGCCATTACAGAAAATGAAGGCAACGCCCGTTTAAGCTGCTCCTGGCCCAAAACACATATTGTGATAGTGGGCATTGAAAAGGTAATTCCTTCTTTGCAGGACTTAGCCCTGTTCTGGCCCCTCCTTTCCACTTACGGCACCGGCCAAAAGGTAACCGCCTACAACACTATTGTAAGCGGCCCCCGCCAGCCCGGTGAATCAGACGGCCCGGAGGAAATGTATGTGATACTGCTGGACAACGGCCGTACCAACCTGTTACAAAATCCCGCCACCCGCGAAGCCTTATACTGCATTCGTTGTGGCGCTTGTTTAAATGCCTGCCCGGTATATAAAAACATTGGCGGCCACAGTTACGAAACCACTTACAGCGGCCCTATAGGTAAGGTAATTACGCCACACCTGCGTGGTATGGATGATTATAAACACCTGAGCTACGCCAGCAGCCTTTGTGGCAACTGCACCGAAGTATGCCCCGTTCGCATTAACCTGCACGAACTGCTACTGGAAAACCGCCACGAAGCAGTAGAGCAAGGCCAAACCACCCTGGCCGAACGCGTAGCCTGGAAAATGTGGCGCCACGCCAGCCTGCACCGTAGCATGATGAATATGGCCAACGGTAACATCAAAAACAAGGTGGTTAACAAAATATTCAAAGGCTGGACACAACACCGCAGCAATCTTGATTTTAGCCCCAAAACATTTAACGAAATGTGGAAGGAGAAGCAGGGAAAGTAG
- a CDS encoding helix-turn-helix transcriptional regulator, whose translation MMIVHMGKTVKGYVKEKKLSVEQVSAAIGKCESYVYKIYDKKKLPVDDLMHLSLLLNVNLFHFYSEDEALQFAEPAKLKMAC comes from the coding sequence ATGATGATTGTACACATGGGTAAAACTGTAAAGGGATATGTGAAAGAAAAAAAGTTGAGTGTGGAGCAGGTCTCCGCTGCCATTGGAAAATGTGAGTCGTATGTTTATAAGATTTATGACAAGAAGAAACTACCGGTTGATGACTTAATGCATTTGTCATTATTGCTGAATGTAAACCTCTTCCATTTTTACAGCGAAGATGAAGCATTACAATTTGCTGAGCCCGCTAAGTTAAAAATGGCTTGTTAA
- a CDS encoding DUF6934 family protein produces the protein MIAIDFDKTYKLTNVRLHTNSSIGEFYSPQKNGHETLIRIAITPHPEPLLPKVYNLAMGPPIGEIQVDDMIRLKHRNPDYVFSTAILFALTFLTEYPEMLIGLDGSDDLRATLYHSMFTTNRKTMDEFFTTIGVDWYVKLLRNEEDIERNSDGTPYFKQRP, from the coding sequence ATGATTGCAATTGACTTTGACAAAACCTATAAGCTGACAAATGTTAGACTTCATACTAATAGCAGCATTGGAGAATTCTATTCACCTCAAAAAAACGGTCATGAAACATTAATACGTATAGCCATCACACCGCATCCTGAACCTTTATTACCTAAAGTCTACAATCTGGCAATGGGGCCACCAATTGGTGAGATTCAAGTGGATGATATGATAAGGTTGAAACACAGAAACCCAGACTACGTATTCTCTACAGCCATCTTGTTTGCTTTAACATTCTTAACAGAATACCCTGAAATGCTTATCGGCCTGGATGGCTCAGATGACCTTAGGGCAACTCTTTACCATAGTATGTTTACAACTAATCGGAAAACAATGGATGAGTTCTTTACCACAATTGGAGTGGACTGGTATGTGAAACTATTGCGAAACGAAGAGGACATTGAACGCAATTCAGATGGTACTCCCTATTTTAAGCAAAGACCATAA
- the purH gene encoding bifunctional phosphoribosylaminoimidazolecarboxamide formyltransferase/IMP cyclohydrolase: MQKKIQSALISVFYKDGLEPVVKELHRLGITIYTTGGTQKFIEDLGIPCVAVESLTTYPSILGGRVKTLHPAVFGGILGRRYEEQDLAEMKQYNIPEIDLVIVDLYPFEETLRNTSEEKLIIEKIDIGGPSMIRAAAKNFKDLVVIAAKDDYASLEEKLRTQEGTTTIEQRKAFAAKAFEVVMNYDIAISNYFNPGATVHSNSANNGKQVLRYGENPHQQATFYGDLSQLFAQLNGKELSYNNLVDVDAAVQLIGEFPGSETVFAIIKHTNVCGVSSRKTVKEAWDAAHAGDTESAFGGVLVTNGTVDKATADAINEIFFEVLIAPAFTEDALAVLKSKKNRILLELKQNDKAKAKTQHKTLLNGVLAQDNDEGNYTEWKEVGGRSTSEAEKQDLEFANLICKHLKSNAIALVKNKQLVGKGCGQTSRIDSLRQAIEKSKQFQFDLNGAVLASDAFFPFNDCVQIAHEAGIAAFIQPGGSIRDKDSIEYTVTNNLAMVITGMRHFKH; the protein is encoded by the coding sequence ATGCAAAAGAAGATCCAGTCTGCTTTAATCTCTGTTTTTTATAAGGATGGCCTTGAGCCGGTAGTAAAAGAGTTACACCGTTTGGGCATTACCATTTACACCACTGGCGGAACTCAGAAATTTATTGAAGACCTCGGAATTCCCTGTGTGGCTGTTGAAAGCCTTACCACGTATCCCTCTATCCTGGGCGGAAGGGTAAAAACCCTGCACCCGGCTGTGTTTGGTGGTATCCTGGGCCGTAGGTATGAAGAGCAGGATCTGGCTGAAATGAAGCAGTATAACATTCCTGAAATTGACCTGGTAATTGTTGACCTGTATCCTTTCGAAGAAACCCTGCGCAATACCAGCGAAGAGAAACTGATCATTGAAAAAATTGATATAGGCGGTCCGTCTATGATTCGCGCTGCTGCCAAAAACTTTAAAGACCTGGTGGTAATTGCGGCTAAAGACGACTACGCTTCCCTGGAAGAGAAGCTGAGAACACAGGAAGGCACTACTACCATCGAACAGCGTAAGGCATTTGCGGCCAAAGCGTTTGAAGTAGTAATGAACTACGATATTGCTATCAGCAACTACTTTAACCCAGGCGCTACGGTTCACTCTAACAGCGCTAATAATGGCAAGCAAGTACTGCGTTATGGCGAAAACCCACACCAGCAGGCTACTTTCTATGGCGATCTTTCTCAACTGTTTGCTCAACTGAACGGTAAAGAATTATCCTATAACAACCTGGTAGATGTAGATGCTGCCGTGCAGCTGATTGGTGAATTTCCGGGTTCAGAAACCGTGTTTGCTATTATCAAGCACACCAACGTTTGTGGTGTTTCGTCACGCAAAACAGTAAAAGAAGCCTGGGATGCTGCCCATGCTGGTGATACTGAAAGCGCTTTCGGCGGTGTACTGGTTACTAACGGTACTGTTGACAAAGCTACAGCTGACGCTATCAACGAAATTTTCTTTGAAGTATTAATCGCTCCTGCTTTTACAGAAGACGCACTGGCTGTGTTAAAAAGCAAGAAGAACAGAATTTTGCTGGAGCTGAAACAAAACGATAAGGCAAAAGCCAAAACCCAGCACAAAACGTTATTAAACGGCGTGCTGGCCCAGGATAACGACGAAGGCAACTACACCGAGTGGAAAGAAGTAGGTGGCCGTAGCACTAGCGAAGCTGAAAAGCAAGATCTGGAATTTGCCAACCTGATTTGTAAGCACCTGAAAAGCAATGCCATTGCCCTGGTGAAAAACAAGCAACTGGTTGGTAAAGGTTGTGGTCAAACCAGCCGTATCGACTCCCTGCGTCAGGCTATTGAAAAATCTAAACAGTTTCAGTTCGATTTAAATGGCGCTGTATTAGCATCAGACGCATTCTTTCCATTCAACGATTGCGTACAAATAGCACACGAAGCAGGCATTGCAGCCTTCATTCAACCAGGCGGTTCTATCCGTGATAAGGATAGCATTGAGTATACTGTAACCAATAACCTGGCTATGGTAATCACTGGTATGAGACACTTTAAGCACTAA